One genomic region from Anaeromusa acidaminophila DSM 3853 encodes:
- a CDS encoding EAL and HDOD domain-containing protein, with amino-acid sequence MEVFVARQPIFDNKIEVVAYELLYRNGMFNRAEPIDDNQATTDVLTNVFLQMGIDTIAEGKRAFVNFNEALLLQQVPHLLPSNILAVEILETVIPSEALLQACKKLKQEGYWLVLDDFLPAPEWLPLAKIADIIKVDFKNPQSLEAREYLLRHDVHQPEYLAEKIETKEEFMRARKQGYSFFQGYFFQKPIILSQKEMPLASIQHLRLLKELYAENVDLRRFEEIVKRDMSLSFLLLKYVNSAFFSFRSPIQSIRHAAALLGQRELAKWLALVTLRNLGEDQPSEVLHVSVLRGRHCELIAACLPQCRMAVEQFFFVGLFSLLDVFIGKSLADILEYLPVGEEVKQALLGGKNVLNTVLNLVVAYERGQWWDVQQYSDELRLPYDQLAPTYISAICWEQELFRKDA; translated from the coding sequence ATGGAGGTTTTTGTTGCCAGACAACCTATTTTCGACAATAAAATTGAAGTAGTGGCTTATGAACTGCTTTATCGCAACGGCATGTTCAATCGTGCCGAACCAATTGATGATAATCAAGCTACTACCGACGTCCTGACCAATGTATTTTTGCAAATGGGCATAGATACCATTGCTGAAGGAAAACGAGCTTTTGTGAATTTTAATGAAGCATTGTTGTTGCAACAAGTTCCTCATTTATTGCCTTCAAATATTCTTGCGGTTGAGATTCTAGAGACGGTTATTCCTAGTGAAGCCTTGTTGCAGGCCTGTAAGAAGCTGAAACAGGAAGGCTATTGGCTTGTATTGGATGATTTTTTGCCAGCGCCGGAGTGGCTTCCGTTGGCTAAAATTGCCGATATCATAAAAGTGGATTTTAAAAACCCTCAAAGCCTTGAAGCAAGGGAGTATTTGCTGCGCCATGACGTTCATCAACCGGAATATTTGGCGGAAAAAATAGAGACGAAAGAAGAATTTATGCGAGCGCGCAAACAAGGATATTCTTTCTTTCAAGGTTATTTTTTTCAAAAACCAATTATTTTATCGCAAAAAGAAATGCCATTGGCGAGCATTCAGCATTTGCGGCTGTTGAAGGAACTTTATGCTGAAAATGTCGATTTGAGAAGGTTTGAAGAAATTGTTAAACGAGATATGTCGCTATCGTTTTTGCTTTTAAAGTATGTCAATTCGGCATTTTTTAGCTTTCGCTCGCCGATCCAATCCATTCGCCATGCCGCGGCGCTGCTTGGACAGCGTGAATTGGCAAAATGGCTGGCTTTAGTGACCTTGCGCAATTTGGGAGAAGATCAGCCTTCTGAAGTATTACATGTGTCTGTGTTAAGAGGGCGGCATTGCGAATTGATTGCGGCTTGTTTGCCCCAATGCAGGATGGCAGTGGAGCAATTCTTTTTTGTAGGCTTGTTTTCGTTGCTGGATGTATTTATAGGTAAATCGCTAGCGGATATTTTAGAATACTTGCCTGTTGGTGAAGAGGTGAAGCAAGCGCTGCTAGGAGGAAAAAATGTCTTGAATACAGTGCTGAATTTAGTCGTTGCTTATGAACGAGGTCAATGGTGGGACGTGCAGCAATATAGCGATGAACTCAGGCTTCCCTATGATCAACTGGCGCCGACCTATATTTCGGCAATTTGCTGGGAGCAAGAGCTATTTAGGAAAGACGCTTGA
- a CDS encoding HD domain-containing protein, giving the protein MNRIWNVQTKLLDVIAQQENHKAERDYPLHWERLHLASCAQIGQWLAVKRGVNPEMAALACSLHDFGRIVTGKQKNHAENGYEPVKNFLLQQDCFSSEECEQLALAVKHHSNKDIVGTPLEEIVKDADVLDCFQYGQELTRPEQRERLEKVRTELGL; this is encoded by the coding sequence ATGAATCGGATTTGGAATGTGCAAACGAAATTGTTGGATGTAATTGCTCAACAGGAGAACCATAAGGCAGAACGAGATTACCCTTTGCACTGGGAGCGCCTCCATTTGGCCAGTTGCGCGCAAATCGGGCAGTGGCTGGCGGTGAAACGGGGCGTGAATCCAGAAATGGCGGCGCTGGCATGCTCGCTGCATGATTTTGGCCGGATTGTAACCGGCAAGCAAAAGAATCACGCCGAAAACGGCTATGAACCTGTGAAGAATTTTTTGTTGCAACAAGACTGCTTTTCATCGGAGGAGTGCGAGCAATTGGCATTAGCGGTAAAGCATCACAGCAATAAAGATATAGTGGGGACGCCGCTGGAGGAAATCGTTAAAGACGCCGATGTGCTGGACTGCTTTCAATATGGGCAAGAGCTGACTCGTCCGGAGCAGAGGGAGCGCCTTGAGAAAGTACGGACGGAACTGGGGCTGTAG
- a CDS encoding phenylalanine--tRNA ligase beta subunit-related protein, which produces MLILTENWRHQYEGASMGVLIVENAQCAELSELLEVQRRQVEEDLRVAFASKEELDDSPVLAAYGQYYKRFKKTYHVRQQLESVIFKGKSIPSVTPLVEAMFMAELKNGLLTAGHDLGQVQGTLTLDAANGEETYVLINGKEQTLKVQDMFLRDDVGVLSSIIYGPDQRTRIAPETKNAVFTVYAPEGVSRKTVEQHLEDIYSYVRLAAPQALRREQKIYE; this is translated from the coding sequence ATGTTGATATTGACGGAGAATTGGCGTCATCAGTATGAGGGCGCTTCCATGGGCGTACTGATAGTGGAGAACGCGCAGTGTGCAGAGTTGTCCGAGTTGTTGGAAGTGCAGCGGCGGCAAGTGGAAGAGGATTTGCGTGTAGCTTTTGCCTCCAAGGAGGAACTGGATGATTCGCCCGTATTGGCGGCATACGGCCAATACTATAAGCGATTTAAAAAAACCTATCATGTGCGGCAGCAATTGGAATCAGTGATCTTCAAAGGCAAAAGCATTCCGTCCGTGACTCCTTTGGTGGAAGCCATGTTTATGGCGGAATTAAAAAATGGCTTGCTAACGGCAGGCCATGATTTGGGTCAGGTACAAGGAACGCTGACCTTGGATGCGGCAAACGGTGAAGAGACGTATGTGCTGATAAATGGCAAAGAGCAGACGCTAAAGGTTCAAGACATGTTTTTGCGGGATGACGTAGGCGTTCTTTCCAGCATTATCTATGGGCCGGATCAAAGAACTCGCATCGCTCCGGAAACAAAGAATGCTGTTTTTACCGTATATGCGCCAGAGGGTGTTTCTCGGAAAACGGTGGAACAGCACTTGGAGGATATTTACAGCTATGTAAGATTGGCGGCACCGCAAGCGTTGCGAAGAGAGCAAAAAATATATGAATAA
- a CDS encoding C-GCAxxG-C-C family protein, with protein sequence MSNEKRVQQAVEAFMDGKSCSQAVFFVYGPALGIPEEAALRISGAFGGGMGNLSEACGAATGAFMAIGAKGLPKEETYQLVQAFAKEFQAKYGSIHCTNLLGFDLSTENGREGRKNSGLGHEYCAQYVRGAAEILENLLFSAATK encoded by the coding sequence ATGAGTAATGAGAAACGAGTACAACAGGCAGTAGAAGCCTTTATGGATGGTAAATCTTGTTCTCAGGCGGTGTTTTTCGTGTATGGTCCGGCTTTGGGAATTCCAGAAGAGGCGGCGTTGCGCATTTCCGGAGCTTTTGGCGGCGGCATGGGAAATTTGTCCGAAGCTTGCGGCGCGGCAACCGGAGCGTTCATGGCGATTGGGGCCAAGGGACTGCCCAAAGAAGAAACATATCAATTGGTACAGGCCTTTGCCAAAGAGTTTCAAGCGAAATACGGCTCTATTCACTGCACGAACCTGCTAGGCTTTGATTTGAGTACGGAAAATGGCCGTGAGGGTCGCAAAAACAGCGGCCTTGGTCATGAGTATTGCGCCCAGTATGTGCGAGGCGCAGCGGAAATTTTGGAAAACCTTTTATTTTCGGCCGCGACAAAATAG
- a CDS encoding carboxymuconolactone decarboxylase family protein encodes MQNERWTKGWDRLAEVDGHAGEMVVDGLKDIAPDLGRYIVEFAFGDVYCREGLDLQEREMITLASLLTLGGCETQLEVHLHGALNVGVTPQKIIETFLQCIPYTGFPRVLNAVAVAKRIFAQRQVSLESKEI; translated from the coding sequence ATGCAAAATGAACGTTGGACAAAGGGATGGGACAGACTGGCGGAGGTGGACGGCCATGCCGGTGAAATGGTAGTGGACGGGCTTAAAGATATTGCGCCGGACTTAGGGCGTTATATTGTAGAATTTGCTTTTGGGGATGTGTATTGCCGCGAAGGGCTGGATCTGCAGGAGCGGGAAATGATTACATTAGCCAGCTTGCTGACCCTGGGAGGCTGCGAGACGCAGTTGGAGGTGCATTTGCACGGAGCATTGAACGTAGGCGTAACGCCGCAGAAGATTATAGAAACCTTTTTGCAGTGCATTCCCTATACCGGTTTTCCCAGAGTGCTCAATGCCGTGGCAGTGGCTAAACGGATTTTTGCGCAGCGTCAAGTGTCGCTGGAGTCAAAGGAAATTTAA
- a CDS encoding LysE family translocator codes for MFGISHYEMFLLAGIVLNITPGSDTLYILGRSVSQGKKAGLYSVMGISSGCAVHTLLAALGLSVLLAQSAEAFMAVKIAGALYLGYLGLQLLRSKESMLAAVQTEEVSRKDIYLQGLLTNVLNPKVALFFVSFLPQFIDSQNQYGILPFMLLGVTFLTTGTLWCLFLVFCSARVTACLRQSQTMAKRLNKICGGIYVLLGVKLLTSER; via the coding sequence ATGTTTGGCATTAGCCATTATGAGATGTTTTTATTAGCCGGTATTGTTCTTAATATTACGCCAGGGTCGGATACTCTCTATATTTTGGGACGCAGCGTGTCGCAGGGGAAGAAGGCGGGGTTATATTCGGTGATGGGCATTAGCTCCGGCTGTGCGGTACATACGCTGTTGGCGGCGTTAGGGCTTTCGGTGCTTTTGGCGCAATCTGCTGAAGCGTTCATGGCGGTCAAGATAGCCGGTGCATTATATCTGGGGTATTTGGGCTTGCAGCTTCTGCGCAGCAAGGAAAGCATGCTGGCGGCCGTGCAAACAGAGGAAGTATCTAGAAAAGATATCTATCTGCAAGGGCTTTTGACCAATGTCTTGAACCCCAAAGTGGCATTGTTCTTCGTTTCCTTTTTGCCGCAGTTTATTGACTCGCAGAATCAATATGGCATTTTGCCCTTCATGCTGCTGGGTGTTACTTTTTTGACAACCGGTACGCTATGGTGCTTGTTTTTGGTGTTCTGCTCAGCTCGCGTAACCGCCTGCCTGCGGCAGAGCCAGACGATGGCTAAACGCCTTAACAAGATTTGCGGCGGCATCTATGTGCTGTTGGGGGTTAAGCTATTGACTTCCGAGCGCTAA
- a CDS encoding AraC family transcriptional regulator, producing the protein MTESSKERVKFWRSRHLPQVELLHAFYVKQSFSRHFHEGFALGAVEQGALRFSYRGECLTAFPGCVNLVIPGEAHDGEAAGEDGWTYRMFYLDNSLMERVVFELSGKENRLPFIAAGVLEDAALARAISNLHRQLESEELSLLEQESQLLTLLTTFVARYGEKRRQQTWSADTRAVALVKDYLEAMYVRNVSLEELSRLCGLSSFHMLRQFRAAVGVPPHAYLKQVRVRQAQLFLRQGLPLAYVAQETGFADQGHFSRQFKQITGVSPKQYSKNVQEKSSLRATMKYERR; encoded by the coding sequence TTGACGGAATCGAGCAAGGAACGCGTAAAGTTTTGGCGTTCTCGGCACTTGCCGCAGGTGGAATTGCTGCACGCTTTCTATGTCAAACAGTCGTTCTCCCGTCACTTTCACGAAGGCTTTGCATTAGGCGCGGTAGAGCAGGGAGCGCTGCGTTTTTCGTATCGCGGCGAATGCCTGACGGCCTTTCCCGGCTGCGTTAACTTAGTGATTCCCGGCGAGGCTCATGACGGGGAAGCCGCTGGCGAAGACGGCTGGACGTATCGCATGTTTTATCTGGATAACTCTTTGATGGAACGAGTGGTGTTCGAGTTGTCCGGTAAAGAAAACAGGCTGCCTTTTATTGCTGCCGGCGTGCTGGAGGATGCTGCGCTGGCTCGCGCTATCAGCAATTTGCATCGTCAATTGGAAAGCGAGGAGCTGTCACTTTTAGAGCAAGAAAGTCAGTTGTTGACGCTCTTGACGACCTTTGTCGCCCGCTATGGTGAAAAACGGAGACAGCAAACATGGTCAGCTGATACGAGGGCGGTTGCCTTAGTGAAGGACTATCTTGAGGCCATGTATGTGAGAAATGTTTCCTTAGAAGAACTGTCTCGACTTTGCGGCTTAAGCTCGTTTCATATGCTGCGTCAATTTCGTGCGGCTGTGGGGGTGCCCCCGCATGCGTATCTTAAGCAGGTGCGGGTGCGGCAAGCGCAGCTGTTTTTGCGGCAAGGCCTACCGTTAGCGTATGTGGCCCAAGAAACGGGCTTTGCTGATCAAGGTCATTTTTCTAGGCAGTTTAAGCAGATTACCGGAGTCAGTCCGAAACAATACAGCAAGAACGTACAAGAAAAATCTTCTCTACGAGCTACAATGAAGTACGAGAGGAGATGA
- a CDS encoding Flp family type IVb pilin gives MNLRIFVLDKKGQASVEYSLILLLVFLAVVGAASLLGVGLQELYTEIAATLQNL, from the coding sequence ATGAATTTGCGTATCTTCGTTTTAGATAAGAAGGGGCAGGCAAGCGTAGAGTATTCATTAATTTTGTTGCTTGTCTTTCTTGCGGTCGTTGGCGCGGCCTCGCTACTGGGCGTTGGCCTCCAAGAACTTTATACCGAGATCGCTGCTACTCTACAAAACTTATAG
- a CDS encoding HpcH/HpaI aldolase family protein, whose amino-acid sequence MRHNTMKEKLQKGELVTGCMLQGYLPALVEICDLAGFDFVFLDAEHGPLSPEDCEGLARAAEVRGVTPLVRVPDLQESTLLRYLDVGAMGVILPGVSSAQEAKAAVSAVKYHPMGKRGLNGVRASGYGMEKPLADYAQEANRETVVLAIIENTAAMEALPDILQVEGLDGVIFGAMDYSQAVGVPGQGQHPLVQAGYEIVLAAGRAAGKPVGTVVRAGEAAEGYVQQGVQMILTSAFGLFGREARRFVQTVQQEAAKGE is encoded by the coding sequence ATGAGACATAACACGATGAAGGAAAAACTGCAAAAAGGAGAGCTGGTTACCGGCTGCATGCTGCAGGGGTATCTGCCGGCGCTGGTGGAAATCTGCGATTTGGCTGGGTTTGATTTTGTCTTTTTAGATGCGGAGCACGGGCCGTTATCGCCGGAGGACTGCGAAGGCCTGGCTCGGGCGGCGGAGGTCCGGGGCGTTACGCCGTTGGTGCGGGTGCCGGATTTGCAGGAGAGCACGCTGTTGCGGTATCTGGATGTGGGGGCGATGGGCGTCATCTTGCCGGGCGTGTCCAGTGCGCAAGAAGCTAAGGCGGCCGTCTCGGCAGTGAAATATCATCCGATGGGAAAGCGAGGGCTAAATGGCGTGCGCGCTTCCGGATACGGTATGGAGAAGCCCTTGGCGGACTATGCGCAGGAGGCCAACCGGGAGACGGTAGTGCTGGCCATTATCGAAAATACGGCGGCTATGGAAGCGTTGCCGGATATTTTACAGGTAGAGGGATTGGATGGCGTAATTTTTGGCGCCATGGATTATTCGCAGGCGGTGGGCGTCCCGGGACAAGGCCAGCATCCACTGGTGCAAGCAGGCTATGAAATAGTATTGGCGGCGGGGCGGGCTGCTGGCAAGCCGGTGGGGACCGTGGTCCGCGCCGGGGAAGCGGCGGAAGGATATGTGCAGCAAGGAGTTCAAATGATTTTAACCAGCGCCTTTGGCCTTTTCGGCAGGGAAGCGCGCCGGTTTGTACAGACGGTACAGCAAGAAGCGGCTAAGGGAGAGTGA
- a CDS encoding APC family permease, which translates to MMRWVRRALIGRPLHNRELAHEKLPKWKALSIFSSDALSSVAYGPEQIMITLVAAPGIVAYGYMSPVALSILLLLAIVVLSYVQVAKANPGGGGAYAVAKKNLGEMPALVAAGSVFADYVLTAAVSVSAGTAAIISAFPELSGNEVTLDLVVLFGILMMVNLRGVRESSNAFVIPTYAFLLGVVVLIGVGVWKSLFDAPYILPAASMAKQQLDWAMLFLVLRAFANGCSSMTGVEAIADSVPMFRSPEARNAAVTTYWMAGILGFMFIGISYLIMHYHIMPIPEVTAMSQLAEQIFERSPMYFYIQITTMLVLYLAANTAYNGLPVLMSIVAKDGYMPRYLAARGERLTFSNGIILLTVAAGLLIVAFQGNTEHLISLYAIGVFISFTVAQSSMVVHWNRERGAGWQFRAFLNGLGATVTGIIVAVITATKFLYGAWIVLVFIPIMIYIFKAVRAHYNVVADQLHLPEESYNQGAEVFPKGKHIIIVPVATPTRVVYNTIRYAKTIGDNIIAVNIADNAEAEKKLREKWQLWDPGVELKIIRSPFRLLMRPLIQFIEKKEREKGPNDYITVIIPEFETSKPWHRFLHGQTGLFLRNALIWKTNVIVSTVPYHLKE; encoded by the coding sequence ATGATGCGCTGGGTGAGACGGGCTTTGATTGGCAGACCTTTGCACAATCGTGAGCTTGCGCATGAAAAATTGCCGAAATGGAAGGCACTGTCTATTTTTTCTTCAGACGCACTGTCTTCGGTAGCGTATGGTCCGGAACAGATTATGATTACTTTAGTAGCCGCTCCAGGCATTGTCGCCTACGGCTACATGTCGCCAGTAGCGTTGTCAATTTTGCTGCTCCTGGCGATTGTTGTTTTGTCCTATGTCCAGGTGGCGAAAGCCAATCCGGGCGGCGGCGGCGCCTATGCGGTAGCTAAGAAAAACCTTGGAGAGATGCCGGCGCTGGTAGCGGCAGGTTCGGTGTTTGCCGATTATGTTCTTACTGCTGCGGTGAGTGTGTCTGCGGGAACCGCGGCAATTATTTCAGCCTTTCCAGAGTTGTCGGGGAATGAAGTAACCTTGGATTTGGTGGTGCTCTTCGGCATCTTAATGATGGTGAATTTGCGGGGCGTGCGTGAGTCTTCCAATGCCTTTGTGATTCCGACATACGCCTTTTTGCTAGGCGTTGTGGTACTGATAGGAGTTGGCGTTTGGAAATCGCTGTTTGATGCGCCGTATATACTCCCGGCGGCTTCCATGGCAAAACAGCAGCTGGATTGGGCCATGCTGTTTTTAGTCTTGCGCGCTTTTGCCAATGGCTGTAGTTCGATGACAGGCGTAGAGGCGATTGCTGACAGCGTGCCTATGTTCCGTTCGCCTGAAGCTCGTAATGCCGCCGTGACGACCTACTGGATGGCGGGCATTCTTGGTTTTATGTTTATCGGCATTTCCTATTTGATTATGCACTATCATATTATGCCGATACCGGAAGTAACGGCTATGTCGCAACTGGCGGAACAGATTTTCGAACGTTCGCCTATGTACTTCTATATTCAGATTACAACTATGCTGGTGTTGTACTTGGCGGCCAATACGGCTTATAACGGCTTGCCGGTGCTTATGTCCATTGTGGCTAAGGACGGCTATATGCCGCGTTATTTGGCGGCTAGAGGCGAGCGGCTGACGTTTTCTAACGGCATTATCCTGCTGACCGTGGCTGCTGGGCTTTTGATTGTCGCCTTTCAGGGCAACACGGAGCATTTGATTTCCCTTTATGCCATCGGCGTTTTTATTTCCTTTACCGTGGCGCAGAGCAGCATGGTGGTTCATTGGAACCGCGAGAGAGGCGCCGGTTGGCAGTTCCGGGCGTTTCTTAATGGTTTGGGCGCGACCGTGACCGGCATTATTGTAGCTGTTATTACGGCGACAAAATTCCTCTACGGCGCGTGGATTGTCCTTGTCTTTATTCCGATTATGATTTATATCTTCAAAGCCGTACGGGCGCATTATAATGTTGTAGCCGATCAATTGCATCTGCCAGAGGAGAGCTACAATCAGGGCGCTGAAGTATTTCCCAAGGGTAAGCATATTATTATCGTTCCTGTGGCTACGCCGACGCGGGTGGTCTACAATACCATTCGCTACGCTAAAACCATCGGCGATAATATTATTGCCGTCAATATCGCGGATAATGCCGAAGCGGAAAAAAAACTGCGCGAAAAATGGCAGCTTTGGGACCCCGGAGTGGAATTGAAGATTATCCGGTCTCCTTTTCGGCTGCTCATGCGGCCGCTGATCCAGTTTATTGAAAAGAAAGAACGCGAGAAGGGGCCTAATGACTATATTACGGTGATTATTCCGGAGTTTGAGACCAGTAAGCCGTGGCATCGTTTTTTGCACGGCCAGACCGGTTTGTTTTTGCGTAACGCTCTGATTTGGAAAACCAATGTGATCGTTAGCACCGTGCCATACCACTTAAAAGAATAG
- a CDS encoding MerR family transcriptional regulator, with protein sequence MSYAIGQFSKLTGLTGPTLRYYEQEGLLSVQRDAAGRREYTEQDVEWLHFIKRLKETGMPIREIRRYAQLRYQGDSTMQERLAMLEEHHKNVLEEQKKLAENLRKLEEKLTFYRQALQYKTPSKGKRK encoded by the coding sequence ATGAGTTATGCCATTGGACAATTCTCAAAGCTGACCGGCCTCACTGGCCCGACGCTGCGCTACTACGAACAAGAAGGTTTGCTATCAGTACAACGAGACGCCGCCGGACGCCGCGAGTACACCGAGCAGGATGTCGAATGGCTTCATTTCATCAAGCGCCTCAAAGAAACAGGTATGCCCATTCGAGAAATTCGCCGCTATGCTCAGCTGCGCTATCAAGGAGACAGCACGATGCAGGAACGGTTAGCAATGCTGGAAGAGCATCACAAAAATGTCTTAGAGGAACAGAAAAAGTTAGCGGAAAACCTGCGGAAGCTGGAAGAAAAGCTGACTTTCTACCGTCAGGCGCTGCAGTACAAAACACCAAGCAAAGGAAAGAGAAAATAG
- a CDS encoding M24 family metallopeptidase — MFDLIKQERLQRLLQGMKVAEMPQLLVSDPASLYYLTGQWFSPGERMLALYVSLEQEPLVFLNELFPLQEEIGVEIVRFDDTQDAVAKVAERVRKDRLMGVDKNWPARFLLRLMELKGGSRFVNGSAVLDRLRMCKDQEEIALMRAASRVNDRAMKHLLELIPQELSEKTMARQLLDIYEGLGAQGFSFTPIVAYGAHAADPHHKTGTSTVRVGDCVLLDVGCKKDSYCADMTRTVFYRQVTPLGRKIYETVLEANRRAIATVKPGVRFCDIDAAARQVIASAGYGANFTHRTGHSIGLETHDFGDVSAVNTEMVQPGMIFSIEPGIYLPGQLGVRIEDLVLVTDDGCEVLNAYSKELTIVE; from the coding sequence GTGTTTGACTTGATAAAACAAGAGCGTCTGCAGCGACTGCTGCAAGGCATGAAGGTGGCGGAAATGCCGCAACTGCTGGTATCGGATCCAGCATCGCTTTACTATCTCACAGGGCAGTGGTTTTCGCCGGGGGAACGGATGTTGGCTTTGTATGTAAGCTTGGAGCAGGAACCGCTGGTCTTTCTGAATGAGCTGTTTCCGTTGCAGGAAGAGATCGGTGTAGAAATTGTGCGTTTTGATGACACTCAGGACGCGGTGGCTAAAGTAGCGGAGCGGGTCCGTAAGGATCGGCTTATGGGCGTGGATAAAAATTGGCCGGCGCGGTTTTTGCTGCGACTGATGGAGTTAAAAGGCGGCAGCCGCTTTGTCAACGGGTCGGCGGTTTTGGATCGCCTGCGCATGTGCAAGGACCAAGAGGAGATCGCGTTGATGCGGGCGGCGTCTCGTGTTAATGACAGGGCTATGAAGCATTTGCTGGAATTGATACCGCAAGAGCTGTCCGAAAAGACGATGGCCAGGCAGCTTTTGGATATCTATGAAGGCTTGGGAGCGCAAGGGTTTTCCTTTACTCCTATTGTTGCTTATGGCGCGCATGCCGCCGATCCACATCACAAAACAGGCACAAGTACGGTGCGGGTGGGCGATTGTGTACTCCTCGATGTGGGCTGCAAAAAAGATTCCTACTGCGCGGATATGACGCGGACGGTCTTTTATCGGCAGGTTACGCCGTTGGGTCGCAAAATATATGAAACCGTACTGGAGGCCAACCGGAGGGCCATTGCTACGGTGAAGCCGGGGGTGCGCTTTTGTGATATTGACGCGGCTGCGCGGCAAGTTATCGCGAGTGCCGGGTACGGGGCTAATTTCACTCATCGTACAGGGCATTCGATTGGGCTGGAGACGCATGATTTTGGCGATGTCTCTGCGGTCAACACGGAAATGGTGCAGCCGGGGATGATTTTTTCCATTGAACCAGGCATTTATTTGCCAGGACAGCTGGGCGTACGCATTGAGGATTTGGTGCTGGTCACGGATGACGGCTGCGAGGTGCTGAATGCGTATTCGAAAGAGCTGACCATTGTGGAGTAA
- a CDS encoding L-2-amino-thiazoline-4-carboxylic acid hydrolase, with the protein MNNEETISRTEATRQVRQMGKMTASLYYHLCRQMIDAVGPEAAKGIVTKAIAALGEERGQSQKEAVLAAGYEHLPRNYVKVSDLPSLGWDMEPAEQPENDTHIRITYCPFAEVWKEKDFAEFGRLYCYIDQAKYQGFHPDSDLVTLQNTLEGAPYCEMVCRNKKG; encoded by the coding sequence ATGAATAATGAAGAAACCATCTCCCGCACGGAAGCAACCCGGCAGGTTCGGCAAATGGGCAAAATGACCGCATCGCTCTACTACCATCTTTGCCGTCAAATGATTGACGCCGTAGGCCCTGAAGCAGCCAAAGGAATTGTCACCAAGGCCATTGCCGCTTTAGGAGAAGAACGAGGACAATCCCAAAAAGAAGCCGTTCTCGCCGCCGGCTACGAACACCTGCCGCGGAACTACGTCAAGGTTTCGGACCTTCCTTCCCTAGGCTGGGACATGGAGCCAGCGGAACAGCCGGAAAATGATACGCATATCCGTATTACCTATTGCCCCTTCGCTGAGGTTTGGAAGGAAAAAGACTTTGCTGAATTTGGCCGATTATACTGCTATATCGACCAAGCAAAATACCAAGGCTTCCACCCCGACAGTGATTTAGTTACACTGCAAAACACGCTCGAAGGCGCTCCCTACTGCGAAATGGTTTGCCGCAATAAAAAAGGCTAA